From a region of the Hemibagrus wyckioides isolate EC202008001 linkage group LG14, SWU_Hwy_1.0, whole genome shotgun sequence genome:
- the scamp5a gene encoding secretory carrier-associated membrane protein 5 translates to MAENNFPPLPRFIPLKPCFYQDFNEIPEQRRTMCKRLYYLWILNSATLAVNLIGCLAWMCGGGGATNFGMAILWLILFTPCSYVCWFRPIYKAFKTDSSFNFMAFFFVFMAQVVISIIQTVGIPGWGVCGWLATITFFSTNVGSAVVMLIPTIMFTAVAVLSFIALTKVHNFYRGSGGSMSKAQEEWATGAWKNPHVQQAAQQAAMGAAQGAMQGQQYSAPPTYNYDDPM, encoded by the exons ATGGCAG AAAACAATTTCCCACCTCTTCCCCGTTTCATTCCTCTGAAGCCATGCTTTTACCAAGACTTCAACGAGATCCCAGAGCAACGCCGCACCATGTGCAAGCGCTTGTACTATCTCTGGATTT taaatAGTGCTACCTTGGCGGtgaatctgattggctgtctggCATGGATGTGTGGTGGGGGCGGAGCCACTAATTTTGGAATGGCTATATTGTGGCTTATCCTCTTTACCCCTTGCTCTTATGTATGCTGGTTCCGGCCCATCTACAAAGCTTTCAA gaCTGACAGCTCTTTTAACTTCATGGCATTTTTCTTCGTATTCATGGCTCAGGTTGTGATCAGTATTATCCAGACAGTGGGCATCCCAGGCTGGGGAGTCTG TGGGTGGCTGGCCACCATCACATTCTTTAGCACTAATGTCGGCTCTGCTGTGGTGATGCTGATTCCCACCATTATGTTCACTGCTGTCGCTGTGCTGTCTTTCATCGCCCTTACCAAG GTCCATAACTTCTACCGTGGCAGTGGAGGAAGCATGAGCAAGGCCCAGGAGGAATGGGCAACAGGTGCTTGGAAAAACCCTCATGTACAACAAGCAGCCCAGCAGGCAGCTATGGGTGCAGCCCAGGGGGCAATGCAGGGGCAACAGTACTCGGCCCCTCCAACCTACAACTATGACGACCCCatgtaa
- the LOC131365229 gene encoding inhibitory synaptic factor 1, translated as MFHSELLGSLGITESSDRRKCIRRNLKMVMEQLEEVLTELKDVARELREVVAQIDNLTAYIDVDIEEDTEDDKRSLTCRNSSERALGNLFKAEAYSESNGLTHLLHNCDSAKLKVPVLYRRSCGDLPALNGPTWPNASWLFGRREETRSYDSVEHHALCCDDDDFDEESGGRRASRFSSSDSVFSSSPLRPPRLGPASTPRSGRKYHLSPVSKKKALRSCSTQTVCDKSTQTASPHSPARQRAASEHKH; from the exons ATGTTCCACAGTGAGCTATTAGGATCTCTGGGAATAACAGAGAGTTCGGATCGGAGGAAGTGCATCCGTAGGAACTTAAAGATGGTGATGGAACAGCTGGAGGAAGTCCTCACTGAGCTGAAGGATGTGGCTAGAGAGCTTAGagag GTAGTGGCTCAAATTGACAACCTGACAGCCTACATTGACGTGGACATTGAAGAGGACACAGAGGATGACAAACGTTCTCTGACTTGCAGAAACAGCAGCGAGAGAGCACTAGGGAACCTTTTCAAAGCTGAGGCTTATTCTGAAAGCAATGGCCTAACCCACTTATTACACAACTGTGACTCTGCGAAATTAAAAGTACCAGTTCTGTACCGACGGAGCTGTGGAGACTTACCTGCCCTAAATGGACCCACATGGCCAAATGCTTCTTGGCTCTTTGGCAGGAGGGAGGAAACACGTTCATACGACAGTGTAGAGCATCATGCTCTatgctgtgatgatgatgattttgatgaAGAAAGTGGTGGCAGGAGAGCCTCCAGATTCTCTTCCAGTGACTCTGTGTTTTCATCCTCTCCTCTGCGGCCTCCGAGGTTAGGTCCTGCCTCGACGCCCAGATCAGGACGCAAATATCACTTGAGTCCAGTTTCGAAGAAAAAAGCCTTGCGAAGCTGTAGCACTCAAACAGTTTGCGATAAGAGCACACAAACTGCATCACCCCACAGTCCTGCCAGGCAACGAGCTGCATCAGAACATAAGCACTAA